From the genome of Muricauda sp. SCSIO 64092, one region includes:
- a CDS encoding DMT family transporter → MANKNDFKGWGILFGILGVVLFSTKAILVKLAYRYEVDTLELLLFRMLFSFPFYLIILFLTKNSFKLFQIAKKLSFCTHFSSFFSSVAQLCNSKKPSTGYRIPNFRLIPKSLNEFKEKGIVQPQKRDFLWVLLFGFLGYYLASYFDFLGLNYIKAGLERIILFVYPTIVVLLGFLFFKRSITKPQALAIGITYLGILIIFWNEVDISGSKTLWGGFLVLLSAIAYAAYLVGSGWLIPKYGVLRFTCYAMLVSTFCVVVHYALQGNWKLWNFPMPVYGYSIMMAIFSTLLPSFLVSASIKRLGASNFSILGSLGPVSTILLAYAFLGEELTYLQLSGMMVVIFGVTFLSLPGKRE, encoded by the coding sequence ATGGCCAACAAAAATGACTTTAAAGGCTGGGGAATCCTTTTTGGTATTTTGGGGGTAGTGCTGTTTTCCACTAAAGCGATTCTGGTTAAGTTGGCCTATCGGTATGAAGTGGATACCTTGGAATTGTTGCTTTTTAGGATGCTCTTTTCCTTCCCCTTTTACCTGATCATTCTTTTTTTAACAAAGAACTCATTTAAACTTTTTCAAATAGCTAAAAAATTGTCCTTCTGCACCCATTTTTCGTCTTTTTTTTCTTCCGTAGCCCAGCTATGCAACTCAAAAAAGCCTTCAACTGGGTACAGAATCCCTAATTTTCGTCTTATTCCAAAAAGTTTAAATGAGTTCAAGGAAAAGGGGATTGTCCAACCCCAAAAAAGGGATTTTCTTTGGGTGCTCTTATTTGGGTTTTTAGGGTACTATCTGGCCAGTTATTTCGATTTTTTGGGATTGAATTATATCAAAGCCGGATTGGAACGGATCATTTTGTTTGTGTACCCGACCATTGTGGTCCTTTTGGGCTTTCTGTTTTTTAAACGCAGCATTACCAAACCCCAAGCCCTGGCCATTGGAATTACCTATCTTGGCATTTTGATCATATTTTGGAATGAAGTGGACATTTCGGGAAGTAAGACCCTTTGGGGAGGCTTTTTGGTCCTGCTGAGTGCCATTGCCTACGCTGCGTACCTGGTGGGCAGTGGATGGCTGATCCCAAAATATGGGGTGCTCCGTTTTACGTGCTATGCCATGTTGGTTTCCACTTTTTGTGTAGTTGTCCATTATGCGTTGCAAGGGAACTGGAAGTTGTGGAACTTTCCAATGCCCGTCTATGGGTACAGTATCATGATGGCCATATTCTCCACACTCCTTCCCTCATTTTTGGTCTCTGCTTCCATTAAGCGATTGGGGGCGTCCAATTTTTCCATTTTAGGGAGCCTGGGACCGGTTTCCACCATACTTTTGGCCTACGCGTTTTTGGGAGAAGAACTTACCTACCTACAGCTTTCCGGTATGATGGTCGTCATTTTTGGGGTGACTTTTCTCTCATTACCGGGAAAGCGAGAGTAA
- the ychF gene encoding redox-regulated ATPase YchF, whose product MKAGIVGLPNVGKSTLFNCLSNAKAQSANFPFCTIEPNIGVVNVPDRRLEKLEALVNPQQVIPATVEIVDIAGLVKGASKGEGLGNQFLGNIRETDAILHVLRCFDNDNVVHVDGSVDPIRDKETIDMELQLKDLESVEKKLDKVKRAAKTGNKDAQKEAEVLNTLKMGLESGQSVRAIAVGDEGYVEFVKPLQLITDKPVMYICNVDEAAATTGNAYVKQVQEAVKDENAEVIFLAVGTEADIAELEDYEERQLFLEDLGLSEPGSAKLIRGAYKLLRLETYFTAGEKEVRAWTIKKGATAPQAAGVIHTDFEKGFIRAEVIIYEDYVNYGSEAKVKEAGKIRVEGKEYVVQDGDVMHFRFNV is encoded by the coding sequence ATGAAAGCTGGTATTGTAGGATTGCCCAATGTAGGAAAATCAACACTATTCAATTGTTTGTCCAATGCAAAGGCGCAAAGTGCCAATTTCCCTTTTTGTACCATTGAACCCAATATTGGTGTGGTCAATGTTCCCGATAGGCGATTGGAAAAGCTTGAGGCGTTGGTCAACCCACAACAGGTCATCCCTGCTACTGTGGAAATTGTTGATATTGCCGGTTTGGTGAAAGGGGCTAGTAAGGGGGAAGGTCTGGGAAACCAGTTTTTGGGAAACATCCGGGAAACCGATGCCATTCTCCATGTGCTACGCTGTTTTGATAATGATAATGTGGTTCATGTGGATGGTTCCGTGGACCCCATACGGGACAAGGAAACCATTGATATGGAATTGCAACTAAAAGATTTGGAGAGCGTTGAAAAAAAACTGGATAAGGTAAAGCGTGCCGCCAAAACCGGGAACAAAGATGCCCAGAAGGAAGCCGAGGTTCTAAACACCCTTAAAATGGGGCTGGAATCCGGGCAGTCCGTTAGGGCCATTGCCGTTGGGGATGAAGGGTATGTGGAATTCGTAAAACCATTGCAATTGATCACGGATAAACCGGTGATGTATATCTGTAATGTGGATGAGGCTGCGGCAACCACGGGCAATGCTTATGTAAAACAGGTCCAGGAAGCCGTAAAGGATGAAAACGCGGAAGTGATTTTTCTGGCCGTCGGTACTGAGGCGGATATTGCGGAATTGGAAGATTATGAAGAACGCCAGTTGTTTTTGGAAGATTTAGGGCTCTCGGAACCGGGTTCCGCAAAGCTGATTCGAGGGGCGTACAAACTATTGCGTTTGGAAACCTATTTCACGGCCGGGGAAAAGGAGGTTAGGGCCTGGACCATTAAAAAGGGGGCTACGGCACCCCAAGCGGCGGGCGTCATCCATACCGATTTTGAAAAAGGATTTATTCGGGCCGAGGTCATCATCTATGAGGATTACGTGAATTATGGAAGTGAGGCCAAAGTCAAGGAAGCCGGGAAAATACGCGTGGAAGGAAAAGAATATGTGGTGCAAGACGGTGATGTAATGCACTTTAGGTTCAACGTGTAA
- a CDS encoding DNA topoisomerase IV subunit B, with product MAQTQYTEENIRSLDWKEHIRMRPGMYIGKLGDGSSADDGIYILLKEVIDNCIDEFVMGAGKTIEIAIRDNEVKVRDYGRGIPLGKVVDVVSKMNTGGKYDTRAFKKSVGLNGVGTKAVNALSTSFKVESTRDGQSKTAEFNTGNLVNENQAESSKRRGTLVSFIPDETIFKKYKYRNEYVERMLKNYVYLNPGLTIVFNGEKYHSKNGLKDLLEDNNNQSDFLYPIIHLKGDDIEVAITHSKTQYSEEYHSFVNGQHTTQGGTHQAAFREAIVKTVREHYNKNFDASDVRKSIISAISIKVMEPVFESQTKTKLGSTDMGGNLPTVRTYVNDFVGKYLDNYLHKNQDVKDALLRKILQAEKERKELSGIRKLARERAKKASLHNKKLRDCRVHLQDMKKDRRLETTLFITEGDSASGSITKSRDVNTQAVFSLRGKPLNSYGMSKKIVYENEEFNLLQAALNIEDSLEDLRYNNIVIATDADVDGMHIRLLLITFFLQFFPELIKENHLYILQTPLFRVRNKKETIYCYSEEEKRAAIGKLSGKPEITRFKGLGEISPDEFKHFIGDDIRLEPVMLDKAMSIDQLLQFYMGKNTPDRQQFIIQNLKVELDLVEENQL from the coding sequence TTGGCTCAAACACAATATACTGAAGAGAATATACGCTCGCTGGACTGGAAGGAGCATATCCGTATGCGTCCCGGAATGTATATTGGTAAGTTAGGCGACGGTTCTTCCGCAGATGATGGCATTTACATTTTACTGAAAGAGGTCATTGACAATTGTATCGATGAGTTTGTCATGGGTGCGGGGAAGACCATTGAAATTGCCATCAGGGACAATGAGGTAAAAGTTCGGGATTATGGCCGGGGTATTCCTTTGGGGAAGGTCGTGGATGTAGTATCCAAAATGAATACCGGGGGAAAGTACGATACCCGGGCCTTTAAAAAGTCCGTAGGATTGAACGGTGTTGGAACGAAGGCCGTAAATGCGCTATCCACTTCCTTTAAGGTAGAGTCCACACGTGATGGACAATCCAAAACAGCGGAATTTAATACAGGAAACCTGGTCAATGAAAATCAGGCCGAATCCTCCAAAAGACGGGGTACTTTGGTAAGTTTTATCCCGGACGAAACCATTTTTAAGAAATACAAATACCGAAATGAGTATGTGGAACGCATGCTCAAGAACTACGTTTATCTTAATCCGGGGTTGACCATTGTGTTCAATGGGGAAAAGTACCATTCAAAAAATGGCCTCAAGGACCTTCTGGAGGATAACAACAACCAAAGTGACTTCCTGTATCCCATTATCCATTTAAAAGGGGATGATATTGAGGTAGCCATTACCCATAGCAAAACCCAATACAGTGAGGAATACCATTCCTTTGTCAATGGACAGCATACCACGCAAGGGGGCACACATCAAGCGGCGTTTCGGGAAGCCATTGTCAAGACGGTGAGGGAGCATTACAATAAAAATTTCGATGCCTCGGATGTGCGCAAGTCCATTATTTCCGCTATTTCCATCAAGGTGATGGAACCCGTATTTGAAAGTCAGACCAAAACCAAATTGGGTTCCACGGATATGGGAGGAAATCTACCCACGGTTCGGACCTATGTGAATGATTTTGTGGGGAAATACCTCGATAATTACCTCCATAAAAATCAAGATGTAAAAGACGCGCTATTGCGTAAGATTTTACAGGCCGAAAAGGAACGAAAAGAGCTTTCGGGTATTCGAAAACTGGCCAGGGAACGGGCTAAAAAAGCCAGTCTCCACAACAAAAAACTACGGGACTGTCGTGTCCATCTCCAGGACATGAAGAAGGACAGGCGTTTGGAGACCACCCTTTTTATTACCGAGGGGGATTCTGCGTCTGGTTCCATCACCAAATCAAGGGATGTGAATACCCAAGCGGTATTCAGTTTACGGGGGAAGCCCCTAAACTCTTACGGAATGTCCAAAAAGATTGTGTACGAGAACGAGGAATTCAATTTGTTGCAGGCCGCCTTGAATATTGAGGACTCCCTGGAAGACCTTCGTTACAACAATATTGTGATCGCTACGGATGCCGATGTGGATGGAATGCACATTCGATTGTTGCTCATTACCTTTTTTCTACAGTTTTTTCCGGAACTCATCAAGGAAAACCACCTGTACATCCTTCAAACCCCGCTTTTTCGGGTGCGAAACAAAAAAGAAACCATTTATTGCTATTCCGAGGAGGAGAAAAGGGCCGCAATCGGGAAACTTTCGGGGAAACCGGAAATCACCCGTTTTAAGGGGTTGGGGGAAATATCCCCGGATGAGTTCAAACACTTTATTGGTGATGATATCCGTTTGGAACCGGTGATGTTGGACAAGGCCATGTCCATTGACCAGTTGCTTCAGTTCTACATGGGCAAAAATACGCCGGACAGGCAGCAATTCATCATACAAAATTTGAAAGTAGAACTTGATTTGGTAGAGGAAAACCAATTGTAA
- a CDS encoding leucine-rich repeat protein — protein sequence MERRLQFILSAILMALAGFNGHGQSQIFGAGGYYYEITSSTSTPPQVQVIGRDAGLGTEVTIPVTVNHNGTDYDVTAIRKQAFDNQQLTKVTFTDTPGTPSKLISIGESAFHNNQLEEVAIPNSVTSIGNWAFTDNQLDSVTFTDTPGTPSKLISIGSSAFHNNQLEEVAIPNSVTSIGESAFHNNQLEEVAIPNSVTSIGDWAFADNQLDSVTFTDTPGTPSKLISIGSSAFQNNQLEEVAIPNSVISIGGWAFRDNQLTEVAIPNSVTSIGESAFQNNQLEEVAMPNSVTSIGNWAFAGNQLDSVTFTDTPGTPSKLTSIGSRAFQNNQLEEVAIPNSVTSIGNRAFADNQLDSVTFTDTPGTPSKLTSIGSRAFRNNQLEEVTIPGSVTSIGSHAFAYNELTEVTIEADDPPALDADAFQHPGRGQIDLIVPAGRRQAYLDNEQWTGFKSITIKTFAVDGIRYGIISPTEVEVLGYTGTATEVAIPPTAHDGTRTFDVTAIGNSAFPGKGLTEVTIPDGVTSIGEDAFYNNQLTSIVIPENVTSLGQRAFGTNDLTEVTIPNSITHITKWAFAQNQLTEVTIPSNVVSIGHQAFLGLGSTNPIDVVTVKANDPPELDPTAFANQGKNHENIDLVVPRGTLDAYKHLTNGWTDFKSITEIAAVENTFTVDDIIYQITTLNLTNEVAVIDYTGNVTEVIIPKTIKYGPTDYKVTAIGDFAFYIQYLSPQTRGPVTKVTFDLPSNVTSIGEDAFYNNQLTSIVIPESVTSLGQRAFGINDLTEVTIPNSIAHITKWAFAQNKLTEVTIPASVNSIGDQAFYGNRSLDLVMLEADNPPGVHESAFSLTPYNKALVIPFGARAAYEEPANGWTSFKFITHGVFTDSDIRYGIISPTEVEVIAHTGSALEVEIPKTVNDNSETYTVTAIGYQVFMDKGLTRVTIPDGVTSIGVKAFLRCQLTQVTIPNTVTSIGRDAFQANKLTEVTFSTSSDLTSLEEGVFKNNKLTRVTIPDGVTSIGNSAFSQNELIKMTIPASVNSIDVWAFDGSSNIHTIFVKANDPPSLAANALEGDRSQTDLIVPPGRRQAYLDDEQWTGFRSITIKTFTVDGIIYGIISSTEVKVVAYIGTATEVTIPPTADDGIRTFNVTAIGNRAFLGKGLTSVTMPDGLTSIEHSAFQDNQLTSVTMPDGVTGIGHSAFRDNQLTSMTIPDGAISIGHSAFQNNDLSSVIIPNSVTSIGHSTFHNNKLTHVTIPDGVTSIGDNTFQNNKLTEVAIPDGVTRIGHSAFHNNRLSHVVIPDGVTDIGDNTFQNNDLSSVIIPNSIASVGRWAFGDNPYLGMMTVEADDPPALDADAFGGFYDNDTNLRGQIHLIVPPGRVQAYLDNGWKGFKSISDGSDLPLPTIGAPQSVGDLGTFTVDITFDGEVTGFDLEDIQVTHATVSALTGSGPIYTATLEPTSLCDGASITIDVPANVSESNTTGLPNQAATQVIVAVVDAIAPTIACPADVVANAADNGADDCTTTVALGSPIAEDNCSVAAVVAQVNGVDIDPDSYAFGIGTTTVTWMVSDGSGNTASCQQTVTLEEPLDNLVAMAKDITVQLDANGQATISPDMVDNGSSYGCGGTPNLSLDIDTFDCDDVGAPVTVILTAAQGDNSDTATVLVTVEAAGNCELGPLTDFNRGFSPNGDGIGDTLVIEGLEHYRNNVVKIYDLSQRLLFSAHYGGLGDAWDGTHEGGTVPVGSYVCVIDYNEPGLGHETKMIYVNY from the coding sequence ATGGAAAGACGACTACAATTTATCTTATCCGCCATCCTTATGGCATTGGCGGGCTTTAACGGTCATGGCCAAAGCCAGATTTTTGGTGCTGGGGGCTACTATTATGAAATCACATCTTCAACTTCGACCCCTCCCCAGGTCCAGGTCATAGGCCGTGATGCCGGTTTGGGAACAGAGGTGACCATACCCGTAACGGTCAACCACAACGGCACCGATTACGATGTGACCGCCATTCGCAAGCAGGCTTTTGATAATCAGCAATTGACCAAGGTCACTTTCACCGACACCCCGGGCACGCCGAGCAAGCTCATCAGTATTGGGGAGAGTGCTTTTCATAACAACCAATTGGAAGAGGTGGCCATACCCAACAGTGTGACCAGTATTGGAAATTGGGCTTTTACCGATAACCAATTGGACAGTGTCACTTTCACCGACACCCCGGGCACGCCGAGCAAGCTCATCAGTATTGGGAGTAGTGCTTTTCATAACAACCAATTGGAAGAGGTGGCCATACCCAACAGTGTGACCAGTATTGGGGAGAGTGCTTTTCATAACAACCAATTGGAAGAGGTGGCCATACCCAACAGTGTGACCAGTATTGGGGATTGGGCTTTTGCCGATAACCAATTGGACAGTGTCACTTTCACCGACACCCCGGGCACGCCGAGCAAGCTCATCAGTATTGGGAGTAGTGCTTTTCAAAACAACCAATTGGAAGAGGTGGCCATACCCAACAGTGTGATCAGTATTGGAGGTTGGGCTTTTAGAGACAACCAATTGACCGAGGTGGCCATACCCAACAGTGTGACCAGTATTGGGGAGAGTGCTTTTCAAAACAACCAATTGGAAGAGGTGGCCATGCCCAACAGTGTGACCAGTATTGGAAATTGGGCCTTTGCCGGTAACCAATTGGACAGTGTCACTTTCACCGACACCCCGGGCACGCCGAGCAAGCTCACCAGTATTGGGAGCAGGGCTTTTCAAAACAACCAATTGGAAGAGGTGGCCATACCCAACAGTGTGACCAGTATTGGAAATCGGGCCTTTGCCGATAACCAATTGGACAGTGTCACTTTCACCGACACCCCGGGCACGCCGAGCAAGCTCACCAGTATTGGGAGTAGAGCTTTTCGAAACAACCAATTGGAAGAGGTGACCATACCGGGTAGTGTGACCAGTATTGGGAGTCATGCCTTTGCCTATAACGAATTGACCGAGGTGACGATAGAGGCCGACGATCCACCTGCGCTCGATGCGGATGCCTTTCAACATCCGGGCCGTGGCCAAATAGATCTGATAGTGCCCGCAGGGAGGAGACAGGCCTATTTGGATAACGAGCAGTGGACGGGGTTCAAATCCATCACCATCAAGACCTTTGCCGTTGATGGCATCAGATACGGAATCATTTCTCCGACCGAAGTGGAGGTCTTGGGCTATACCGGCACGGCAACAGAGGTGGCCATCCCGCCAACGGCGCATGATGGCACTAGGACCTTTGACGTTACCGCTATTGGAAACAGCGCTTTCCCGGGAAAGGGGTTGACCGAGGTGACCATACCCGATGGTGTCACCAGTATTGGGGAAGATGCATTTTACAATAACCAATTGACCAGTATTGTCATTCCGGAAAATGTGACCAGTCTAGGGCAACGGGCTTTTGGAACCAACGACTTAACCGAAGTGACCATACCGAATAGTATTACCCATATTACGAAATGGGCCTTTGCCCAAAACCAATTGACCGAGGTAACCATACCGTCCAATGTGGTAAGCATAGGGCACCAGGCCTTTCTTGGACTTGGAAGCACTAACCCAATCGACGTGGTGACGGTGAAGGCCAACGATCCACCGGAGCTCGATCCAACTGCCTTTGCGAATCAAGGCAAAAATCATGAAAACATAGACTTGGTAGTGCCCAGGGGTACCCTGGATGCGTATAAACACCTAACCAATGGGTGGACAGACTTCAAATCCATTACGGAAATTGCAGCGGTCGAGAATACGTTCACTGTCGATGATATCATATACCAAATTACTACTCTAAATCTTACTAATGAGGTAGCGGTGATAGACTATACCGGTAACGTAACAGAGGTGATCATCCCCAAAACGATCAAATATGGCCCTACTGACTATAAGGTGACGGCTATTGGCGATTTTGCTTTTTATATTCAGTATTTAAGTCCACAAACCAGAGGGCCAGTGACCAAGGTTACTTTCGACCTGCCAAGCAATGTTACCAGCATTGGGGAAGATGCATTTTACAATAACCAATTGACCAGTATTGTCATTCCGGAAAGTGTGACCAGTCTAGGGCAACGGGCTTTTGGAATCAACGATTTAACCGAAGTGACCATACCGAATAGTATTGCCCATATTACGAAATGGGCCTTTGCCCAAAACAAATTAACTGAGGTGACTATACCGGCCAGTGTGAATAGTATAGGCGATCAAGCCTTTTATGGAAACCGAAGCCTTGACTTGGTAATGCTAGAGGCCGACAATCCACCGGGGGTGCATGAAAGCGCATTTTCTTTAACACCTTATAATAAAGCCTTGGTGATACCCTTTGGTGCCAGAGCTGCTTATGAAGAGCCCGCCAATGGCTGGACCAGTTTCAAGTTCATTACCCATGGTGTCTTTACCGATAGTGATATCAGATACGGAATTATCTCTCCCACTGAAGTAGAGGTCATAGCCCATACCGGTTCAGCATTAGAAGTGGAAATTCCCAAAACGGTCAATGACAATAGCGAAACCTATACGGTGACCGCTATTGGTTACCAAGTTTTTATGGACAAAGGATTGACCAGGGTGACCATACCCGATGGTGTGACCAGTATCGGAGTGAAGGCTTTTTTACGTTGCCAATTGACCCAGGTGACCATTCCAAACACTGTGACCAGCATTGGACGAGATGCCTTTCAAGCAAATAAATTGACCGAGGTTACTTTCAGTACGTCAAGCGATCTCACCAGTCTCGAAGAGGGTGTTTTCAAGAACAACAAATTGACCAGGGTGACCATACCCGATGGGGTGACCAGTATCGGGAACAGTGCTTTTTCACAAAACGAATTGATCAAGATGACCATACCGGCCAGTGTAAATAGTATTGATGTTTGGGCTTTTGATGGTAGCTCAAATATTCATACAATTTTTGTAAAGGCGAACGATCCTCCATCGCTGGCTGCAAATGCTTTAGAAGGAGACCGTTCTCAAACAGATTTGATAGTGCCCCCAGGGAGGAGACAAGCTTATTTGGACGACGAGCAGTGGACGGGATTCAGATCCATCACCATCAAGACCTTTACCGTTGATGGCATCATATACGGAATCATTTCTTCGACCGAAGTCAAGGTCGTGGCCTATATCGGTACGGCAACAGAGGTGACCATCCCCCCAACGGCGGATGATGGCATTAGAACCTTTAACGTTACCGCTATTGGAAATAGGGCTTTCCTGGGGAAGGGATTGACGAGTGTGACCATGCCCGACGGTTTGACCAGTATTGAGCACAGTGCTTTTCAGGATAACCAATTGACCAGTGTAACCATGCCCGACGGTGTCACCGGTATTGGGCACAGTGCTTTTCGGGATAACCAATTGACCAGTATGACCATACCCGATGGTGCTATCAGTATTGGACACAGTGCTTTTCAAAACAACGATCTGTCCAGTGTGATCATTCCCAACAGCGTGACCAGTATTGGGCACAGTACTTTTCATAACAACAAATTGACCCATGTGACCATACCGGATGGCGTGACCAGTATTGGGGACAATACTTTTCAAAACAACAAATTGACCGAGGTGGCCATACCCGATGGCGTGACCCGTATTGGGCACAGTGCTTTTCATAACAACCGGTTATCCCATGTGGTCATACCCGATGGTGTCACCGATATCGGGGACAATACTTTTCAAAACAACGATCTGTCCAGTGTGATCATTCCCAACAGCATTGCCAGTGTTGGCCGATGGGCCTTTGGGGATAATCCGTACCTTGGCATGATGACGGTGGAGGCCGACGACCCACCTGCGCTCGATGCGGATGCCTTTGGAGGTTTTTACGATAACGATACCAATCTTCGTGGCCAAATACACCTTATAGTGCCCCCGGGAAGGGTACAGGCCTATTTGGATAATGGGTGGAAGGGCTTCAAATCCATATCGGATGGCAGTGACCTTCCCCTGCCCACCATTGGTGCCCCACAAAGTGTTGGTGATCTTGGGACCTTTACGGTCGACATTACATTTGATGGCGAGGTCACGGGTTTTGACCTAGAGGATATTCAAGTGACCCATGCCACGGTAAGCGCCCTTACGGGCAGTGGACCGATCTATACCGCCACCCTTGAACCCACATCGCTCTGTGATGGTGCCTCCATCACCATAGATGTACCGGCCAATGTATCGGAAAGCAACACTACGGGCTTGCCCAATCAAGCGGCCACGCAGGTCATTGTAGCTGTTGTGGATGCCATTGCCCCGACCATCGCCTGTCCCGCCGATGTGGTGGCCAATGCCGCTGACAATGGTGCCGATGACTGTACCACCACCGTTGCCCTTGGCAGCCCTATTGCCGAGGACAACTGTTCGGTTGCTGCTGTCGTCGCCCAGGTAAACGGTGTTGACATAGACCCCGATAGCTATGCATTCGGCATCGGGACAACCACCGTGACCTGGATGGTGAGCGATGGTAGCGGGAATACCGCTTCCTGTCAGCAGACCGTGACCTTGGAAGAGCCTTTGGACAACCTGGTGGCCATGGCAAAGGATATCACGGTGCAGCTGGATGCCAACGGGCAGGCCACCATTTCGCCCGATATGGTGGACAATGGTTCCAGTTATGGCTGTGGCGGTACCCCGAACTTAAGCCTGGACATCGATACCTTTGACTGTGATGATGTGGGGGCCCCGGTGACGGTCATCCTTACCGCCGCACAGGGCGACAATTCGGACACGGCGACCGTTTTGGTGACCGTTGAAGCGGCCGGGAACTGTGAACTTGGACCCCTTACGGATTTCAACAGGGGGTTTTCCCCCAACGGCGATGGCATTGGGGATACCCTGGTAATCGAGGGCCTTGAACATTATAGGAACAACGTAGTAAAGATATACGACCTGAGTCAGCGCCTGCTGTTCAGTGCCCATTATGGGGGACTCGGCGATGCCTGGGACGGTACCCATGAAGGCGGGACGGTGCCCGTGGGCTCGTACGTATGTGTGATAGACTACAACGAACCGGGGCTGGGCCACGAAACTAAAATGATCTATGTGAATTATTAA